The genomic window AAAACAGCATTTAATTTTTCTTCCCATTTTTCTTTTTCTAGCCCATCTCTGCATATATATACATGTAGATTACCGTCACCTGCATGTCCGAAGCTTGGAATTCTTATATCAAATTCTTTTTCTAGCTCTTTTGTGTATTTTATAAATTCAGATACACAATTTCTAGGAACTACTACATCACATTCATCCATTTCATCAGTCGAAGCTTTTATAGCCTCTAAAAATGCCCCTCTTGCAGACCAAACACTCTCTTTTCTCTCCTCTGTATCGACTATATAGACATCTGTAGCACCTATTTCCAAGCATAGATCTGCCACAACTTCATAATCTTTTTCCACCTGTTCCTTAGAATTTCCGTCAAATGTCAAAAGAAGATAGGCATCACTAGACTTATCTGGAAAAGTTTTACCAAGGAATTCTTCTGCCGAATAAATAACCTCTTTTTGCATAAATTCTACAGCCGTTGGAATAGCCTTTGACCTTATTATTGCAGGAACTGCATCTATTGCATTATCTATATTGTCAAATGGTATAAGGAGACTTACTGAGTACTTGGGTAAAGGTAAAAGCTTCAGTATTGCCTTAGTTATTATTCCGAGGGTTCCCTCCGAACCTATGACAAGGTCCTTCAGACTATATCCTGCCGAATTTTTTACTACCTTTCCTCCCATCTGCATAATATCTCCATTTGGAAGCACTACCTCTAATCCTCTCACATAATCACGTGTTACTCCGTATTTTACAGCCCTCATTCCACCTGCATTAGTACTGATATTCCCCCCTATAGTGGCACTCTTCTCCCCTGGATCAGGTGGATAAAAGAAATCCCTTTCCTCTACATATTTTCCTATTTCCATTAGAAGAACTCCTGGTTCTACTGTCAGAGTAAGATTGTCCTCGTCTAATTCCAATATTTTGTTCATTTGGGTGGTTTCTATCATTATCCCGCCGTGAATCGGCACCGATGCACCTACAAGCCCTGTCCCGGACCCTCTTGCCACAATAGGTATCGAGTGTTCGTAAGCATACTTTACAACTCTGGAAATCTCCTCAGAATTCCCTGCTTTTACCAGAATATCCGGTTTTCTGCTTATCCCTCCTAGTTCATCATGAGAGTAGTCTTCACTTATGTCATTCTCCCAGAATACCCTTTCCTTACTCCCAAAAATTTCAGCTATATTTTCAAAATCTTCAATACTAACATTTTTATAATTCATAATTACTCCTTCCCAGCAGAGAATGCATCTCTTCCAGTTTTTATTTTTTCAATGAGTTCGGGTATTACCTGATACATATCACCTACTACACCCCAGTGAGCTACGTTGAATATCGGTGCATTTTCATCTGTATTTATCGCCACTATTGTATCTGAGTTTTCCATTCCTGCAGTAAACTGAACTGCTCCGTGGATTCCGCATGCGAAGATTATTTTCGGTTTTACTGTTCTTCCACTAAGTCCTATCTGAGTCTTGCAGTCCATCCATCCGCTCTCTATTAGAGGTCTTGTACACGCTAGCCTTCCTCCCAAAAGGTCTGCAAATTCCTGCATCATATCCATATCAGACTCTTTTTTTAATGCCCTCCCCACAGCCACTATTACTTCGGCATCGGATATGCAGCTTTCTTTTTCTTTTTTAAATATATTTCTGACATTTATCTTAGAGACGAGTTTTCTTTTGTCGACTTCATGACAAATTATCTTTCCTGACTGAACTTCACTTCTCACTGGTGCATCAAATATTTTATTTCTTACGGTACAGAACTGAGGCCGGTGGTTTTCGGTCACTATCTGAGCCATTATATTCCCACCAAAGGCAGGCCTTATCTGTACCAGATCACTGTTTTCCTTCATCTGAAGTATTGTACAGTCTGCAGTAAGTCCAGTTCGAAATCTAGCCGCCACTCTAGGTGCCAAAGACCTCCCTAAGGTTGTTGCTCCTACCAGCACTGAAGATGGTTTTATTTCATCTATATAGGACTCAAATATCCCTGTGTAATTTTCTATTTTGAAATGCTCTAGCTCCTGGTCCTCATAAAGATGAACCTCGTCTACTCCGTAATGTAAAAGTTCCTCAGCCAAAGACTTTACTTTATACCCCATTATTATCGTCTGTACAGGGTGCCCAGTGACCTTGGTCAGTTCCTTAGCTTTCCCTATAAGCTCAAGAGTCACAGGATGTATCTCCCCGGCAAAATGATCCACATACACCGTTATTCCCTTCCAGAGCTCTTTATCTATTTTCTTTACTGTGTTGTCCTCAAGAAATTCTATTGCTCCCTGACCCTGTTTTACACAAAGTCTGCACATTTTGCACCCGGAATTAATATCTAGTTTACCCTCATTCTCCTCTATAGCATTGAAGGGGCACAGCTCTATCAGAGCTCTCATAAGTTTATGATCAACCTTGTCGTGATTTATAATTAATTGTCCCATTTTTCCCTCCTAAGCAAATTTATATTCTTTCATTCTTTTGTATAGTTCTTCGGCAATTTCCATTGAAGTTCCCTTTATCATTTCTCTGTCTTCAGATTTTTCCGGGTTAAATATTCTTTCTACCTGTGTAGGCGAACCTTTTAGCCCATACATAAACTCTTGTTTATCAGAAAGGTCATCTAAAGACATTACCTTTATATCCTTTTGCATTGCAGTAAATTTTCTTTTGTAGGACGGGAGTCTAGGAGTATAGATCCCTTTTTCCACAGTTATGAGACAAGGATAAGGTATATCCTGAACCTCGATAGTTTCACCCATATCTGCCTCTACTGTTATATGCTCTTCTCCTATCTCGAGCAGTCTGCTTACATTTGCTATGTGTGGTATAGAAAGATATTCAGCCATTTCTGGACCTACCTGAGCCGTATCCCCGTCTGTAGTCTGCTTTCCGCAGATTATAAGATCTATATTCCCCAGGGCTTTTATCCCTTGTGCCAGGGTATAGGAGGTAGCCAATACGTCTGCACCTGCAAATCTTCTGTCAGATAAAAGAATTCCCTCATCGGCTCCCATCATGAAAGCCTCTCTTATTACCTCTTTTGCCTGAGGTGGTCCCATAGAGATAATTCCTATCTCTGCACCTTTATCTTCCTTGATCTTGAGAGCAGTTTCAAGTGCATACAGATCGTATGGATTAACCTTTGATTCCACTCCGTCTCTTAATAATACACCAGTATCTGGATCTACCTGGACATCACTACTACCCGGTACCTGTTTTACACAAACAGCAATCTTCATTTCAAACCCCCTGTTTTGGTCTGACCAGTTAAAAAATAAAAAAAATTTGGTCGGACCAATTTTATTATTAATTAAAAAGAGAAATCATTCGATCTCTCTTAATTGATCTAATATATAACTATCCTTTTTTCATATAAAAGTCAACACGAATTGATAAATTACTTTTTTCACTTCAACCCTTTAAAATCAAGGTCTACAGAATAAATAGTGTTCACTAATATCAGATTCACTTTATTTTTCAGTTACTCCAAGTCCTTGTTAATTATTTATCTTATATATATTACAACTGTAATTTCATAAAAAAAATTATTAAAAATATGTTTATTTTCAAATTATAGTTTTCTCTATGTGTTCAAAATGTTCCCTTATAGCTTTTTTTGACTTTTCCAAATCTCTTTTTTTCAAAGCATCGACAATTGCCTGGTGATCCTTGTCGATAGTATTTTTTCCAAACTTTTCTATAACTCTCTGCCTAGAGGTTTTTACCGAACCTTCTAAGATTTCAGAGACAGAGTTTAAAATAGATATTATAAGAGGGTTTTTAGATGCCTTCGCAATTATTGAATGGAACTCAAGATCTGCAAGGCTCATCTGTGCCTCATCTGTGCTTTTTAGCAGTCTATGATGTACCTCTTCCATAGCCGCTATCTCTTCATCTGTTATCCTCTTTACACATAACTCTATAGTAGATTCTTCTAGCATTTTTCTCAATTCATGCACATCGTCATAAGAACCGTTTTGAAGGGAAAACATAAGAGTTATCGGGTTATAAAGCATCTTCTCAAAATTATCTGTTATATAGTTCCCGCCGCCTCTTTTACTTTCTACAAGTCCCATTATTTCAAGAACTTTTATCCCCTCTCTTACAGTAGATCTGCTTACGTGGAGCTTTTCTGCAAGAACTCTTTCAGGAAGTAATTTATCCCCATATTTGATACTACCTTTTTTTATCCCCTTTTTTATATATTCAATAACTATATCATATTTTCTTATCATTTTATCCCCCGTATCCGCTTATTTTTATTATAATCTATTATAACATTTAAAAACTTGTGATAGTAATTTTTACCTGTTAACAAGCTTTTTCTTTTTTAGAATTTTTTTTTATTAAAAAGTTAACTTTACACCATAGGCTTATTTTATGATATAATTTTTTAAAGATGATATTTAGACTTTTTCATATTTCATATAGAAATAATGATTTTAAATATTTTATGTCTATTTAGATTTTACGGTAATGATCTTTTCAAATTTTTAAGCAGGAGATGATAACAAATGAAATGCCCATGCAAAGCTACAAAATGTCTACGACACGGAAAATGCGATGAGTGTCGAATGAAGCACAGAAATTCCAGAACTGCATGTGTTAAATATGCATTAGAGGATAGAACAGAAAATCTTTTTTGTCCAAGAAATAAAAATGAAGAACTTTTTGGAAAGTGCTGGACCTGCAGAGAACAAGCCGTAGCGAATAAAAATCTTCCTTTGTGCCAGGAGATAGGTCACAGATTATATAACGAACAGAACCTAGATGTATAAACATAATGTTTAAATGAGGTATGAAGCCTTTTTTATTAATATTCTATAAGGACATGTTGTTAAAGTTAAAAATTTAATGTATAATTTTTTAGGAGGTGTATTATTATGTTTAAATTGATCGTTTTAGTTATGCTGTCCTTTATAGTTCTATATATAACCAACCCTACTCAGGAGGAATTCCTAAATTTTTACAACAAAAAGATAAATGAATCGAAAAAAGAAGAGACACTTTCTAAAAAGATTATCCTGGAAAGCAAAAAAATATTCGCTCAGATGAAGGTAGAAAGAAAAGATAGATATGTTTACAGCATATACACAGTTGATTTTGCAGGTGAAAAAGAAGTATATATAGGGATTTTCAAGAAATTCATATTAAAAGAGAAAGTTAAGTCTGCTGAAGATGGTGCTATAAGAACCTACAATAAAATAATACACACTGCCGGTACAATACTTGAAAAAGGATCATATAAGGTGGAAGAACTTATGGAAAGTGCCTCAAAATAAAGCTTCTTAATTTACCTTGACTTATTTTGGCTCTCTTTAATAGGGAGCCTTCTCAAATTTGTGCTATACATTTGGCATTTACTTTTTAATAATCTGAAATTTAAAACCCATTTCCCCTCCTTAATGTATCATGAAAAATTCAATCAATATTATTTAAACTTTTATGAAGGAGTTCCAATTATTTTTTAGAAAATCTATTTATAGCTGCATATAAATTAATGAAATGGAGGTAAAATATGGAAATCGATGCAATGTATATAAAAGACCTTGAAATGGCCCTTCACTACGCAGTCCAATCAATTAAAAAAGAGATACAAATATGTGAGGAAACCTCTGATAAAACACAGAAAGAAGTTCTAGAGGGAAGACTTAAAAAATTTGAGTTTCTGATAAAAAAACTATCAAAAATGCAGCCATAAAAGCTGCATTTTTATTTTTCTTATAAATTTTAAAAAAGCAAAGATTAATATCAATAATTATATTCATCACCTGGATTCAGTATAACTACATCGCAGACATCGACAGATTCTTTGAATTCATAAGGATCTCCATTTATTACAGGAAAGGTTTTATAATGCATAGGAATAGCAACTTTCGGTTTTATGAATTCTACAGCTCTAACTGCATCCTCTACATCCATGGTAAAATTCCCCCCTATAGGAAGTAAAGCTATATCTATCTTCTCCTCTTCAAGAAGTTTCATATCCATAGTCAAGCCTGTATCTCCAGCATGATAGATTTTTTTATTATTTACCTCGATAATAAATCCTCCTGGATTACCTCCGTAGATCATTCCGTCTTCCGTAGTTATTCCGGATCCGTGTAAAGCTGGAGTCATCTTCACAGTTCCAAAATCCATCTTCACCCTTCCCCCTATATGCATCGTATGCACTTTCAGGCCAAACTTCTCTAGATATACTCCTATCTCATGGTTGGTTATTACAGTAGCTCCTGTAGCCTTTGCAACAGGAACTGTATCGCCTAAATGATCACCATGTCCGTGTGTCACAAATATGTGAGTAATTTCATCTATCTCGTCTACACTTGCTGGAGACTGGGGATTCCCGGTAATAAACGGGTCGATAAGTGCTTTAAAAGAGCCTTCTTCCAAATAAAAACACGAATGTCCTAAAAATCTTAATTTCATAAGTTACCTCCTAAAATTCTTTTAAATATTATATTACACACTTAATAGCTATTCAAACTAAAATTTTAAAGACCTTTTTTATAAAACTATGATAAAATATATAAATAACTCTAGCTGAAAAATATTTTCACCAGGGTTACGAACTATTATTTTTTAAAGGAAATTTCACTTCTGTCTTGAAAAAAAATCTGATTCTTTTGTAATGATATTTATCTAAACCAGTGAAGTTTTTTAATGATTCATTATACACTACAAGGAGGACAACCTATGAAAAAAATTTTACTTATTCTCTTCGCAATTGCAGCCCTTAGCGGGTGTGCTTCCTTAGAGGAGGGTAAATCAAAAGTAAATCTCTTGGAAAATAAATTGGCACAAATTCAAAATGAAAATGCCAGTTCTGAAGAAGAGATAAAAAATTTCAAAAAAAGAATTTCATCATCTAAAAGCGAGATTTCAAATATAAATGAAAAACTTGCCAAAATCAAATCTCTTGCAGAGGAGTCTGAAACTACTCAAATTTTCCAGGAAAAAATTTCAAATAATTTAAAATTTGAAAAAAAATATCCAGGCGAGCTTCCAGAAGCTATCAATTATGTCTTTGTGAGAAGCCGTCGAATCAATCTCAGAGAGGGCCCTACCACTATAAGCACAATTCTATCAAATGCAAACTACCTAGATAAACTAACTCTTCTTGAAGAGGTCACCAATAAGCAAGGTACAAAATGGTACAAGGTTCTAGACAGGAATAAGCGTGAAGTATACGTCCACCATAGCGTTGTAGAAAAAAGAATTTTTAGATTTAATACCATGGTAGACAGTCTGAATAAATTAGACATATTTATAAACAGCGAAATTAAAAATAAACGCACGATTGCATCTATTAAGGCCTATGTTCCAAACCCTAACAATGTCAATTTGAAAAGAAAAGAAGATAAATATGGCAATGTCGCCGATCAAAGCGCTACTGCATATTCTGAAAACGGACTGTTGTTCGTACCAGACAGTACTATAATATCAATAGATGAGAACTTGAATTCTGAAAATGAAATTGTAAAAATAAAAGTCTCTTATGCATCTGAAAGCTCAATTTCTGTGCACAGGTCTTTTGTAACAAAAGCTCCTAAAATAAACAGTCCACCTGACAAGGCGGTGGTTATCGACACGCACAATCAGAACTTTGGAGTTTTTGAAAGGAAAAACGGTGAATGGATACTCATATCCTACGTATATTCCAAAACCGGTTCAGAAAGTCGGCTAGGTTTTAGGACTCCTAAAGGATATTTCATAGTTCCAAATGCGAAAAAAATAATGACATATAATAGTGAGATTGGAGAAAAACAGGGATATGCCCAGTATGCTATTAGATTTTCCGGTGGGGGCTACATACATGCTACTCCATTCAACTATGATGAGGATGAAAAAACAACTAGAAGATGGAAAGAAGATACCTTGGGAACATATGCAGGAACCAGAAAATGTGTTAGAAACAAAGAGGATCATGCAAAGTTTTTGTTTGACTGGGTTCTCAATGAAAAAATAACGAAAGAGAATTATCAGAGTGTGTATGAAAATGTAGCAGTTATAGTAATGTAGATAGAAAAAAGCTGAGGCCCTAAAATATCGGTAATGTAACACCTTTTGTGTATTCTCCAAATCTTAATTACTGAATAAACCAACAGGCTCTCTCTAAAATAAATATTCTGAGAGTCTGTCTTCATATTTAATTGCCAATTGTCCAAGAATCTGATCCCAACCTCTTTTAAAACTCCTATCCCATTTTTTATCCAGATCAATTACTACAAGATATAACTGCTTCAAGAGAGACATATCTGTAGGAAATACCCCCTTGGATTTAGTAACTTTTCTGAATTGCCTGTGGACGTTTTCTATCACATTGGTTGTATACATCACCTTTTTTATTTCTTCTGTATACTCATAGAATGCACTTAATTGACTCCAGTTCACTTCCCAGCTCCTTAGAGCGTATGGATATTTCGCTTTCCAGGAATCCTTGACAGAATTAAGAGCAGTTAGCCCTGCTTCTTCACTTGGGGCAGTATAAATAGATTTTAAGTCATGCGCAAAAGATTTTCTGTCTTTGTAGCTTACATATTTTAGCGTATTCCTTATTTGGTGAACTATGCACCTCTGAATCTGAGCCTGTGGAAATACACTCAGAATAGCATTATCAAATCCGTTCAGACCATCTACAGAAGCGATTAAGATATCTTTAACACCTCTATTTTTAAGATCAGTCATTACTGATAACCAAAATTTTGAGGTCTCATTCTCACCTATATATATTCCTAAAATTTCTTTTCTTCCTTCTAAAGTAACTCCTAAGACAACGTAGGCAGCCTTTTTAACAATTCTATTCTCCTCTTTGACTGAATAGTGGACTGCATCAAGGAAAATGAATGGATATACAGGATCAAGAGGTCTACTCTGCCATTCCTGAATAAGAGGAATTAGTTTATCTGTTATTCTACTAACACTCTCTGCAGATACTTCAAATCCATATATATCCTGAACATGAGAGCTGATATCCCTAGTACTCATTCCCTTTCCATAAAGCGATAGAATATTATCCTCCAATTTAGAGATGTCCCTTTGATGTTTTTCAACAATCTTAGGTTGATATGCACCTTCTCTGTCTCTGGGAACGAGGAGATCAATGTTTCCAGCGCTTGATTTAACAGTTTTCTTGTACTTACCATTTCTAGAGTTAGTAGTAGATTTATTGGCTAAATCATACTTGGAATATCCAAGCTCTTCTTCAATTTCAGCTTCTAAAGCTTCCTGGATAGTATCTTTAAAAATATCCTTTAAAGCTTCTTCGATATCCTTAATAGATTTAAAGTTTCCTTCTCTAACAAAATCTCTGACAAGTTCCTTCGGTAATCTAGCCATAAAAAAATCCCTCCCTTAATTACATAGATACTACAGTATCATTCAGTAATCAAGAGAAGGACTCAAAAACACAAAAATATTTACACCACCAAAATATCCTCAGCTTTTTTCTATCCAGTGCTCCAATAGTTCCTTTGCAAGGAGTGTATCACTTGGTTTTTCCTCTGAAACCTCTACCTCCATATCTTTATTGAGATAGATATAATTAACGGTGTCACAGATAGGACACTTCGAGTAAAGTACTTCAGAGTACTTGTAAACATATAGGCTATTTATATCTTCCTTTACCGCCTGAAATTCCCAGTGAGCCTTTTCTAATTTATTTTTTTTCAAGGCTCTTGGTCTCAATACAACATAATGTTCCCTGCAATTGCAGCAAGATACAGTAGCTTTTTCTTTTTTCTTTTTAACATCAAAAATACCCATAAAATGCACCTCCCCTATACAATCAGTCTATACGACAAATCATAATATATCCTCCTTTGTAAAATTAATAAAATAAATTAAATTTTAGTTGATTTCTTGGTACTTACAGGCTAGAATTTAAATATATACACAAAAGATTAAGGAGGTATACAATTATGAAGAAAATTTTAATGTCGTTAACTGTAGTTCTTGTCTTAGCAGGTTGCTCTTCGTCCAAAGTAGAAGAAGTTGACCAAAAAATAACAATGCTTGAAAAAAAGGTGGCTGCTGCTGAAAAAACTTCGGCTGGTCTAAGAGATGAGACTATGATTCTTAAAAATGAAACTATGACTCTAGAAAAAAATGTTGATATGCTCAACACAAAAGTAGAAGCAAT from uncultured Ilyobacter sp. includes these protein-coding regions:
- a CDS encoding IS256 family transposase, which encodes MARLPKELVRDFVREGNFKSIKDIEEALKDIFKDTIQEALEAEIEEELGYSKYDLANKSTTNSRNGKYKKTVKSSAGNIDLLVPRDREGAYQPKIVEKHQRDISKLEDNILSLYGKGMSTRDISSHVQDIYGFEVSAESVSRITDKLIPLIQEWQSRPLDPVYPFIFLDAVHYSVKEENRIVKKAAYVVLGVTLEGRKEILGIYIGENETSKFWLSVMTDLKNRGVKDILIASVDGLNGFDNAILSVFPQAQIQRCIVHQIRNTLKYVSYKDRKSFAHDLKSIYTAPSEEAGLTALNSVKDSWKAKYPYALRSWEVNWSQLSAFYEYTEEIKKVMYTTNVIENVHRQFRKVTKSKGVFPTDMSLLKQLYLVVIDLDKKWDRSFKRGWDQILGQLAIKYEDRLSEYLF
- a CDS encoding FAD-linked oxidase C-terminal domain-containing protein — encoded protein: MNYKNVSIEDFENIAEIFGSKERVFWENDISEDYSHDELGGISRKPDILVKAGNSEEISRVVKYAYEHSIPIVARGSGTGLVGASVPIHGGIMIETTQMNKILELDEDNLTLTVEPGVLLMEIGKYVEERDFFYPPDPGEKSATIGGNISTNAGGMRAVKYGVTRDYVRGLEVVLPNGDIMQMGGKVVKNSAGYSLKDLVIGSEGTLGIITKAILKLLPLPKYSVSLLIPFDNIDNAIDAVPAIIRSKAIPTAVEFMQKEVIYSAEEFLGKTFPDKSSDAYLLLTFDGNSKEQVEKDYEVVADLCLEIGATDVYIVDTEERKESVWSARGAFLEAIKASTDEMDECDVVVPRNCVSEFIKYTKELEKEFDIRIPSFGHAGDGNLHVYICRDGLEKEKWEEKLNAVFKKMYSKSEELGGLVSGEHGIGYAKKSFMFDQYCENNIDIMRGIKQVFDPKNILNPGKVCQ
- a CDS encoding lipoprotein; translated protein: MKKILMSLTVVLVLAGCSSSKVEEVDQKITMLEKKVAAAEKTSAGLRDETMILKNETMTLEKNVDMLNTKVEAIKESLSQ
- a CDS encoding SH3 domain-containing protein; its protein translation is MKKILLILFAIAALSGCASLEEGKSKVNLLENKLAQIQNENASSEEEIKNFKKRISSSKSEISNINEKLAKIKSLAEESETTQIFQEKISNNLKFEKKYPGELPEAINYVFVRSRRINLREGPTTISTILSNANYLDKLTLLEEVTNKQGTKWYKVLDRNKREVYVHHSVVEKRIFRFNTMVDSLNKLDIFINSEIKNKRTIASIKAYVPNPNNVNLKRKEDKYGNVADQSATAYSENGLLFVPDSTIISIDENLNSENEIVKIKVSYASESSISVHRSFVTKAPKINSPPDKAVVIDTHNQNFGVFERKNGEWILISYVYSKTGSESRLGFRTPKGYFIVPNAKKIMTYNSEIGEKQGYAQYAIRFSGGGYIHATPFNYDEDEKTTRRWKEDTLGTYAGTRKCVRNKEDHAKFLFDWVLNEKITKENYQSVYENVAVIVM
- a CDS encoding electron transfer flavoprotein subunit alpha/FixB family protein encodes the protein MGQLIINHDKVDHKLMRALIELCPFNAIEENEGKLDINSGCKMCRLCVKQGQGAIEFLEDNTVKKIDKELWKGITVYVDHFAGEIHPVTLELIGKAKELTKVTGHPVQTIIMGYKVKSLAEELLHYGVDEVHLYEDQELEHFKIENYTGIFESYIDEIKPSSVLVGATTLGRSLAPRVAARFRTGLTADCTILQMKENSDLVQIRPAFGGNIMAQIVTENHRPQFCTVRNKIFDAPVRSEVQSGKIICHEVDKRKLVSKINVRNIFKKEKESCISDAEVIVAVGRALKKESDMDMMQEFADLLGGRLACTRPLIESGWMDCKTQIGLSGRTVKPKIIFACGIHGAVQFTAGMENSDTIVAINTDENAPIFNVAHWGVVGDMYQVIPELIEKIKTGRDAFSAGKE
- a CDS encoding metal-dependent hydrolase is translated as MKLRFLGHSCFYLEEGSFKALIDPFITGNPQSPASVDEIDEITHIFVTHGHGDHLGDTVPVAKATGATVITNHEIGVYLEKFGLKVHTMHIGGRVKMDFGTVKMTPALHGSGITTEDGMIYGGNPGGFIIEVNNKKIYHAGDTGLTMDMKLLEEEKIDIALLPIGGNFTMDVEDAVRAVEFIKPKVAIPMHYKTFPVINGDPYEFKESVDVCDVVILNPGDEYNY
- a CDS encoding FadR/GntR family transcriptional regulator — its product is MIRKYDIVIEYIKKGIKKGSIKYGDKLLPERVLAEKLHVSRSTVREGIKVLEIMGLVESKRGGGNYITDNFEKMLYNPITLMFSLQNGSYDDVHELRKMLEESTIELCVKRITDEEIAAMEEVHHRLLKSTDEAQMSLADLEFHSIIAKASKNPLIISILNSVSEILEGSVKTSRQRVIEKFGKNTIDKDHQAIVDALKKRDLEKSKKAIREHFEHIEKTII
- a CDS encoding electron transfer flavoprotein subunit beta/FixA family protein produces the protein MKIAVCVKQVPGSSDVQVDPDTGVLLRDGVESKVNPYDLYALETALKIKEDKGAEIGIISMGPPQAKEVIREAFMMGADEGILLSDRRFAGADVLATSYTLAQGIKALGNIDLIICGKQTTDGDTAQVGPEMAEYLSIPHIANVSRLLEIGEEHITVEADMGETIEVQDIPYPCLITVEKGIYTPRLPSYKRKFTAMQKDIKVMSLDDLSDKQEFMYGLKGSPTQVERIFNPEKSEDREMIKGTSMEIAEELYKRMKEYKFA